The Lentisphaera araneosa HTCC2155 region ACGGCTACAGTTGGAGATAAACTTAGTGTCGTCGATTTAAGGAAGTTTCTTCGCGAGTTGGAGCTTGTGTTTCTAGGTCCGTGTTCTAAAAAACAATTATTCTTTAAAATTCATGTAGAAGAGGGGCTGCCGAGTTTGCTTTTGTTAGATCGACTAAATTAAAGCAAGTTTTGATGCATCTCTTAGATAATGCGGTTAAATTTACAGATGAAGGTGGCGTTACTATTTCAGTGTCCTTGCTTAGAGGTAAAAATGAGCGAACTAGTATTGATTTACTCTTGAGTGTAAAAGATACAGGTAGGGGAATCGAAAAGGGGCATCAGAAACAGATATTCAATGTTTTGAAAAGCCCAAAGAGGATAGTTTTAATGAAGGGAGTGGAGTCGGTTTGGGTTTAGCTTTGTGTAAGCAACTTTTGCGCTTTATGGGAGGTAGGCTTAATTTGAAGAGCGATATTGGTGAGGGGAGTGAGTTTGAGGTTACGATACCTAATGTGGAGATCGCTCTGAAGGAAGTGGAAAATGTACAAAAGCTTGAAGCTGTAGATGGAGATAGCTCGCGTGTGTTAATCGTAGATAACAAAGAGTTTAATCGAGCGACTATAGAGAAAGTCTGTGAAGCTTACCAGTGTGAAGTCCAGGAGGCGAGTAATGGAGTCGAGGTTCTGAAGAAGGCTAGGAGTTTTTTACCTGATGTCATTTTTTTAGATATGGAAATATCTAAGCTGAATGGCTTTGAGCTTGTGCGGATTTTAAGAGAAGATGAGCATATGAACGATGTTCAAATCATTGCTTTAAGTACTGTTGAGCAGCAAAGGGCCCAAGCACTTGAAGTTTGTAATGGTTTTATTTTGAAGCCAATTAATCAGCTTGAGGTTAAGTATCTCTTGGAGTCTTCCTTAAACAAAAAAAGCAGCTAAGGATAGCTGCTTTGAAGTTCTACTGATTTAATTAGTTTTAGTCAGCGGAAAGGAAGATGCCTTTCAGGTTCATTTGTAGCGATTCAGGATTGTTGGCAAAGCCCATTGCGGCTTCTTCTGTGATGTCGCCTGCATTCACGAGTTGTAAGAGTCGTTGGTCAAAAGTGAACATGCCGTATTCACTTCCTTTTGCAATTGCACCAGAAATTTGGTCAACCTTGTCGTCAAGGATGAGTTTCTTGATGAAGGCCGTGTTAATCATGACTTCATTACAAGGGACCATGCCGCGTCCAGAGGCTCTTGGGACGAGGCGTTGGCAGACAATAGCAGCTACGTTCTCTGCGAGAGACTTACGGAGTGCTTCGCGCGCCGTAGCAGGAAATGTGTCCAGTAGGCGGGTGATTGATTGGCCGGCATTGGCGGTGTGAAGTGTAGAGATAACCATATGGCCAGTGTCAGCAGCGTGAAGGGCAGATTCAATTGAAGTAACATCTCGCATTTCACCAACTACAATGACATCAGGGTCCTGTCGTAGTGCATATTTTAGGGCGGCTCCGAATGAGACGGTATCGATACCTACTTCGCGTTGCTCAAAAATAGAGTTTTTGTCTTTGAAGTTATATTCAATAGGGTCTTCCACTGTGATAATGTGGCGATTCATGTTGGTGTTCATATGCTCGAGCATACATGCCATTGTGGTAGACTTACCTGAGCCAGTAGTTCCTGTTACTAGAATGATACCACGTTCGTATTCCGCGATTTTAAGAATGATTTCTGGGAGGCCGAGGGCTTCGAGGGGTGGGACATCACTTTTAACGTGACGAAAAGTCATGGAGAGTAAGCCACGCTGCCTGTGGATGTTGGCACGGAAGCGACCTGCATTGTCTTCGTCAAAGGCAAAATCCGCATCGCCTGTTTCCAGGTAGAGGTCCAAAACTTTTTGACCTGCAATTTCTACTATTGCAGAACTTAGAAAATCATAGTCGGGGACAAAGCCGTCGGAGATTTCATAGAGGCCACCATGGACGCGCAAGGCGACGGGGCTACCTTCTCGTATGTGCCAGTCCGAGGCCCCTTCTTGGACGCCGGTAACGAGTATTGAGTTGAGTTTAGATGTGGGCATTATGTTTGACTCCTGAGTAATTGAAATATTGATCTATATAAAAATTACCGCAGAGAGCACAAGAATAAAAACAAAAAAGCCGAATTTACGTAAGTAAACTCGGCTTTTTTAAAGAGGAACTAAGGCTTAGGCGTTAATACCAGTGATTTTTACTTCAGTAAACCACTGACGGTGACCTTGAGTCTTTTTGTATCTCTTACGACGTTTCTTTTTGAAAACGATAAGTTTTTTACCTTTAGCTTCGTTAACAACTTCAGCGTTTACGCTTGCGCCATCAACTAAAGGTGTTCCAAATTTTGCATCATCTCCGCCAAGGGCGAGGACTTTATCGAAAGTGTATGCAGCGCCTTCGGCTTTGAGGCGTTCTACGCGAATGACATCACCTTCACGAACGGTGTATTGCTTGCCGCCTGTCTCAATAATTGCGTACATGTTAAAATTCCTTAAAAATTATATTGGTCTCAGTTAAATCGGGACTGTCTTCTGACAAAAGAGGGGTGAATATAACGCAAAGTCAATTCCTTGCAAGTGGTTATCGCGACTTTATTATTGAAGAATGGAATTGACCTCAATTTCGCCCAATTATGCTAATATTATCACTCAAATGGAAGGATGAGTTATTGGCAACCTCTTGCTTGAGCTGAGGGATCATGTCGACGGGGTAGGCAGATTCTATGCTGACGTCAACTCCGCCTTCAGGATTCTTGAGCCATTCAACTTTGATGTGGCCGTGAATGGTTTTGATTCTTGCACGAGCCCAATCCATTTTATCAATGAGAGGATTAAAGTAGATTTGCTCATAGCCTGGCGCTGCGGGTCGAATGCCAGCAACCTCATTAATTAAAAACTGAGCTGGGCCACAGCCGATTCCGTGACATAGGCTGGTATTCTCTTTAGAGAAGTCGTTGTAGGGGTCATAAAACTCGGGCCATGTACTAAGTTCATCTTTCACCATGGCGCCCCAGTAACATTTTATAACATCAAAGGCCCAGGACCTTAGGTTGATGTTCGTGGCAGCCTGTGTGACTAAGTCATATAGAAATGGCGATTTCGGGTGGAGGAACTCAAGTTTTAAGTGAGGCTTTTCTTGTGAGGTGGCTTGGTTAAGGAAGTCATTGATAGAGTTGCTCGGGATTATGCCTGCATTCATTGCTAAAAAATTACTTTCTACAGAGTGCGTATTACTTTGTGTTCCATCGGAGTTCCAATCAGCAAAAAGCTTATTGTTACTATCCCAGCAAAGAGATCTGAGGTTTTTGCTGATACGAAGCATTTTATCACGGACTTTCTGTGTGTCCTCATCAAGATCAAGGAATGAATAAATCCAAGATACGGCGGATTGCATTCTTAAGTATATACAATTAAAGGAGGTGAAGATTGTGTTCGGGGCCATTGGTGCATCGTCGGGGATTTGAGAAGATAAGATGGCGACGCTACCAGCTAGGAGCTCGTCATCATTTTCAAAGAAATAGTAATAGTTGACAATCTCTTTAAGTGTCGTGAGGAGTGTTTCGGCGGTTTCTGTATCATTCGTATGCAGCAGATATTGCTGCAGCCAAATGACCCAATACATGCTTGATTCACCTACAGTATAGAGATAGGAGCTTGGGTAGACAGATGGGAGTTCACCTGTTTCATATTGACCATGGGAGAATTCAATTAAGGAAGTTTTGGCTTGCTCGTATTGGCCAGTTGCGGTCATGGCATAGATTGATTGCAGCGCTGTATCACGAAGGAATTGGGCACGTCGACCAGTGGGGGAGTCCATGTAGCTGTATTCAGAGCATGAATTAAGTGTGCTAAGTGAGCGTTTCCAGATTTCGTTCATGTCAGAATCAGGACCTTCAAATTTTGTCCCTGTGGATTCTGGTTTT contains the following coding sequences:
- a CDS encoding type IV pilus twitching motility protein PilT, whose amino-acid sequence is MPTSKLNSILVTGVQEGASDWHIREGSPVALRVHGGLYEISDGFVPDYDFLSSAIVEIAGQKVLDLYLETGDADFAFDEDNAGRFRANIHRQRGLLSMTFRHVKSDVPPLEALGLPEIILKIAEYERGIILVTGTTGSGKSTTMACMLEHMNTNMNRHIITVEDPIEYNFKDKNSIFEQREVGIDTVSFGAALKYALRQDPDVIVVGEMRDVTSIESALHAADTGHMVISTLHTANAGQSITRLLDTFPATAREALRKSLAENVAAIVCQRLVPRASGRGMVPCNEVMINTAFIKKLILDDKVDQISGAIAKGSEYGMFTFDQRLLQLVNAGDITEEAAMGFANNPESLQMNLKGIFLSAD
- a CDS encoding ATP-binding protein — encoded protein: MHLLDNAVKFTDEGGVTISVSLLRGKNERTSIDLLLSVKDTGRGIEKGHQKQIFNVLKSPKRIVLMKGVESVWV
- the rplU gene encoding 50S ribosomal protein L21, translated to MYAIIETGGKQYTVREGDVIRVERLKAEGAAYTFDKVLALGGDDAKFGTPLVDGASVNAEVVNEAKGKKLIVFKKKRRKRYKKTQGHRQWFTEVKITGINA
- a CDS encoding response regulator encodes the protein MEIALKEVENVQKLEAVDGDSSRVLIVDNKEFNRATIEKVCEAYQCEVQEASNGVEVLKKARSFLPDVIFLDMEISKLNGFELVRILREDEHMNDVQIIALSTVEQQRAQALEVCNGFILKPINQLEVKYLLESSLNKKSS